One window of Oryza brachyantha chromosome 12, ObraRS2, whole genome shotgun sequence genomic DNA carries:
- the LOC102715995 gene encoding dirigent protein 22-like translates to MAAAVLRRVRLVVLVLAVVGAAEGVETTHIKVYWHDVVSGASPTAVQVARAATTNSSATFFGAVVVIDDPLTEGPDLKSSAPVGRAQGTYISAGKDKLAMLMNMNFVFQSGRYNGSTVAIMGRNEVFSAVREMAVVAGTGVFRWAQGYAQARTHTLDMKTGDATVEYNLCIKH, encoded by the coding sequence atggccgccgccgtgctacGACGCGTCCggctcgtcgtcctcgtcctcgccgtggtCGGCGCAGCGGAGGGTGTGGAGACGACGCACATCAAGGTGTACTGGCACGACGTGGTGAGCGGGGCGAGCCCGACGGCGGTGCAggtggcgcgggcggcgacgacgaattCGTCGGCGACCTTCTTCGGTGCCGTGGTGGTCATCGACGACCCGCTGACGGAGGGCCCCGACCTGAAGAGCTCGGCGCCGGTGGGCCGCGCGCAGGGCACCTACATCAGCGCCGGCAAGGACAAGCTGGCCATGCTCATGAACATGAACTTCGTCTTCCAGTCCGGCAGGTACAACGGCAGCACCGTCGCCATCATGGGCCGCAACGAGGTCTTCTCCGCGGTCCGCGAGATGGCTGTCGTCGCGGGCACCGGCGTGTTCAGGTGGGCGCAGGGCTACGCCCAGGCCAGGACGCACACCCTCGACATGAAGACCGGCGACGCCACTGTCGAGTACAACCTCTGTATCAAGCACTAA
- the LOC102716276 gene encoding dirigent protein 22-like has translation MPSIDHQPAQEPTTTAMAAAVLVVLVLAVAGAARAETTTHIKVYWHDVVSGASPTAVQVARAATTNSSASFFGAVVVIDDPLTEGPDMKNSAPVGRAQGTYISAGKDKVALLMNMNFVFQSGRYNGSTVAIMGRNEVFSAVREMAIVGGTGVFRWAQGYAQARTHTLDMKTGDATVEYNLYIKH, from the coding sequence ATGCcatcgatcgaccaccaaccCGCCCAAGAACCAACCACCAcagccatggccgccgccgtgctcgtcgtcctcgtcctaGCCGTGGCCGGCGCAGCCCGtgcggagacgacgacgcacATCAAGGTGTACTGGCACGACGTGGTGAGCGGGGCGAGCCCGACGGCGGTGCAggtggcgcgggcggcgacgacgaattCGTCGGCGAGCTTCTTCGGCGCCGTGGTGGTCATCGACGACCCGCTGACGGAGGGCCCCGACATGAAGAACTCGGCGCCGGTGGGCCGCGCGCAGGGCACCTACATCAGCGCCGGCAAGGACAAGGTGGCGCTGCTCATGAACATGAACTTCGTCTTCCAGTCCGGCAGGTACAACGGCAGCACCGTCGCCATCATGGGCCGCAACGAGGTCTTCTCCGCCGTCCGCGAGATGGCCATCGTCGGCGGCACCGGCGTGTTCAGGTGGGCGCAAGGCTACGCCCAGGCCAGGACGCACACCCTCGACATGAAGACCGGCGACGCCACCGTCGAGTACAACCTCTACATCAAGCATTGA